A segment of the Brachyspira sp. SAP_772 genome:
ATAAGTCCCACTACAACCATACAAGCTCTTCCCAAGAAAAGTAATTGTTTATCTGTAGCATCTTTATTTATGTATTTTTTATATATATCGTTTGTTATAAGTCCCACTACAACCATACAAGCTCTTCCCAAGAAAAGTAATTGTTTATCTGTAGCATCTTTATTTATGTATTTTTTATATATATCGTTTGTTGCTATTACAGAAACTGCAAGCATATCAGAGTCAGCCGAAGACATAGTAGCAGATATTAAAGCAGAAAATAATAATCCAACTATAACAGGAGGCATAGTATGAATTGCAAGCACTGGTAAAATATATCTGCTTCCCTCAGAGGTTAATAATTCTGAAGTGAGAAGTCCATCTTTTACAACGCTAGAAGCAATCAACCCCAAAAAAGCAGGAAATAAAGAATATAATATACAAACTAACCCACCCATTAAAGAACCTATCATAAGTGATTTAGAATCTCTTGCAGAAAAGAATCTCTGACTAATTTCAGGTCCAACAGAATATGATGCTATATACATTATAGTAAGTGATATTATAGTAGGCCAACCCATACCAGCAGTAAGTGATTTTTGTGCAGGTGTGAGATTAGAAATTACATGTTCAAAACCTCCRGCATAATTCAAAGCAAAAGGTATAGCAACCAAACTTCCAATGAATA
Coding sequences within it:
- a CDS encoding sodium:solute symporter — protein: NAMVTTVSEYFYNRYGKANALVTSIIXGLPMIGITAAQIIASASILTVMTGWNYKVSVVIVTVVVTAYSSMGGLWGVAFTDLIQGSLVFIGSLVAIPFALNYAGGFEHVISNLTPAQKSLTAGMGWPTIISLTIMYIASYSVGPEISQRFFSARDSKSLMIGSLMGGLVCILYSLFPAFLGLIASSVVKDGLLTSELLTSEGSRYILPVLAIHTMPPVIVGLLFSALISATMSSADSDMLAVSVIATNDIYKKYINKDATDKQLLFLGRACMVVVGLITNDIYKKYINKDATDKQLLFLGRACMVVVGL